AGTAGCGCTGCAGTAATTCAACATTATGACATATATAAAGCTTGTTCCATTATCCCTTTTCTTTATTCTGAGACAGTCAACATGTTTGTGTAGGCTATTTCTTGATTACAAAGGGTAAATAAACCTAACGGGTACTTTTTTTaaagcataatatataaatatgcacTTCTACTTAGCCTCATTTCATATTTATGCTCTCCAACTTTGGGTGTACACAAAtaaacacttaaacttgtataaaattgaacaagtagagaCACATGTCCTACGTGGCACAATACACGTAGGacacaaaattgtcatgtaggaTGTCGCGTAGaacgaatgtgtctatttgttcaagttttagatagttaaagtgtctactTATGCATTAGTAAAGTTAAAGGTCATAGTTATCAGTTAAAGCCAAGTTAAAGATCATATTTATTATGTATTATgcgtttaaaaaaataaacttatcTCTTATTCCTCAACCCCCTTTTCTTCTGATACTTCAATTAAAAACATAGGCTTTAATAACATCTAGACAGGAGGAACATTAATAGGCCAACCACTATTGGTGAGCCTCCAAGCATCGTTCAGCTCCTCATAAACTTGTTCTATTGTTGGACGCTCTCTTCTTGTTTCAGACACACAGACTACTGCAATTTGCAATATGGACTTCAATGCTTCGTGGTTTATTAGTTTCCCTTTCAACCTCGGATCTTCAAACTCAGTGATTGGAAGCTTTCCTGTACTCACATCCTTTGCCTGCATCAATTCACCAGGATGATCAGATCGATAATATACACTAacgtatttttaaatttttcattttagaccgtatatttcaaaaaaaatattttttaaacttcaTGCTCAGTCAAATGGGCCTAGGGAGAGATATATATAAATGGATTAAACGCGGTTTAGAGTACATCACATCTTGATTAAGATTAATTAGGAAAGAATAAAccttaaaatcaataatatttccATTTTCGACCATCCATAAGCATTAATGCCCTAAACATTACTCTCTCTTGTCCCTTtctctcaatttatatgatttatttttctttttaattagtcccaaaaagaatgatattatttttatatttagtaaaaatttaattttaaaatactcattttacccttaatgagataTTTTATAATCATACTAATATCTATGATTTATTTTAGATCACAAGAaaagtattttttctttatttcattaACTTCATGTCAAGTCGAAATACattacataaattgagacggagAAAATATCTACCTTTGTTAACAATACGTGTCTGGCATCTTTATCGAAGTGAGCAATTTTTTTCCCAGACAGGACTTGCAACATTATAAGCCCAAAGCTATAAACGTCAGTTGCACAAGTGAGTATCCTACTCTTTTTGTATTCAGGGTCTGTGTACATTCCATTTTCCAAAACATctccaaatatttttctttcttccatTCCTAACATTTTTGATTGACCAAATCCACATAGCTTTGGTTCCAATGTCTCATTCAAAAGAATGCTGCTAAGCTGTCAGCCAAAAATTATTGGAACACTAGTATTACTACTTAATTTGTAAAAACAATTCCTAACAGCAGAAAAGATTAATAAATTTTGTGCAACAAATGATTACCTTAATGTGGCGATGAATAATGCTGCCACCACTATAGTTATGGAGATATGTGATTGCGTTTGCACAGTCCCTTAGTATTTTAACTCTTATATCCCAAGTCAAAACAGTATCTTCTCCTAAATATTTCATGAACAAGCTCTAACATTAACTAGACACAAATTATTACGTATAAAACGAATGAATCTTTATGAGAAATGTCTTGTGAAGgcaatttaaatcattcaatAAATCTTATTTAAAACTCTGTGTCCGATCAAATAAAACCCCCTAAAATGAAACGAAGAAAGCAATATTTATGCGATTTTTACAAAGTTTATAGTCATCGATAGGGGTACATGCCTGCCCAAAAATTAGATAAAGGATAAATAAAGATACATTATTAGTGTATTTTTGTTTTATATGCAAAAATCAACTAAACAAAGAGATGCCTATAACAACAAATATGTAATCCTCTATAATAAGCCTAATCTtgtaataaaaaagaaagagaatgatcTGACCTaggttcatttttatttgtccattatttctaaaatagattttttttttatttgtcatttttaatatttcaagaaaatgcaattactttctttcatattttacttttaacattaattatttatttttcaaatcctTTTACAAGACTTAATACTAAACATCATTTAATAGGGATAGTATATGGTAAAATAGTTATGTCAATCATTATATTCTTAATGAACATCAAATTCAAATGTGATAAGAAAAAGTACACATAAAGAGTACTAATACTAAACATCAATTACTATGAATAATGTGGCAAAATAGTTATGTCAATCATTAtgtttaatatattaaaaagttAGAGGAAGAGAAACTGACTGAGTAAATATTGAGCTAGATTTCCACCAAAAGAATGTTCATAAACCAAAAAGTGATTTCCATCTTCATTACAAAAACCCAAGAGACAAACAATGACTGGATGTCTAGCTCTTGATAGACACTCAACTTCCCTAGTAAAAGAGTCCATTGCATCTTTTGTTTTGTTCATCTCTTTAATAGCCACGCTCTGTCCACTTGGTAATATCCCTTGATAAAACTCTCCTCTTCTTCCATGCCCTAGCCACTTTCTTCTTCTCATATTTCCAATTTTTAAAGCATTCTCAATCTCAACAATTGTGAATTTATAAAGACCATTAATGGTAGGGGACTCCACATTTTGAGCAACCACTAGCTTATTACTTCTCTTGAAAATGCATTTCACCACCATGACAAGTATTGTGACAAATACTATTGTCACGATGATTGCAACAAATTCCTTTTCCATTTAACtaataatcttttttttgtaattaaatGCTTCTCTAATATCACCACTAGCTAGATGCACTTGTATCAATTATGTGGTCCAATTATAAAATTTACTCAGATTATTATATAAGGAGATATTCAATAATTTCTAACAAAATAAAACCCTCATATTACGTATTATACCAGAAAACAAATTAAGAACTTACGATTTAATTAGAAGGAAagataaaacaaaaaatatgaattttgcaTTAGCAGCTGATCACTAAGTACCAAACCTCTCAGTTACcaaaaatcttattttaaaGAGCAAGTCTTTCTtttatcttaatattttttatgttcttccacttgtttatttctaaaaaaaattccaaactTTTAGCAGATTATTTGCTTAAGATGTTGAAGAAGCTAAGCACAAATCAACTCACATTTGAATTTTTTACGAAGatactaaaatattcaaaatcataaataatcacaaaactaatgaaataaagagaaaaatcaaTATATGGACTCATAAAGTAGGTAGaagtgaaaataaaaagaggTGGACCGAAACTCATGAAGAATAAGAAGACGAAGATAGAGCAACCTCAAACGAAGAAATATGTGTAGaagtgaaaataaaaagaggTGGACCGAAACTCATGAAGAATAAGAAGACGAAGATAGAGCAACCTCAAACGAAGAAATATGTGCAGTATTTATAATTGTTAGGTCTGGGAAACACAAAAATGTCAATTTTCTTGTTAAATTTACTATGCAATTCCTTTGTCACCTTGATATTCCCCAAGATCAACTAAGGAAAATGGGCCACTTTTCGTTTCATATTATTGATGCAAGTCCAAAGGACTACCTAGTTAGTAGTTAGTAGTTACCATAACAAAGATGACAAAGAACAGAATATGTTAATGAATGTAAGACATGTTTTGATGTAAATATTTTATCTAATTTGAGATTTCTCTGTTTCTCCAATCTTTTCTGCTCTACAGAAATCCTCCTCACTCGTTTAGTGTGATGGTGATTGGTGACCAATGGCGCAAATTCTATTCCATACATAGGTAACTTCGTTCAATGTTTATTAGTACTAGTACAATAAACCTTCGTAACtcgtaaatattaaatataaaatatcatttggaagaGTTTATAAGAATAATGttaaatagagtgtattagtcatgatttgtattaattatgcttgcattagttatagagagattattttttaggcataatacataaacgtgTCATTTAACTTGATTTCAACTGACATCCATGTCCTCCAACTTTGGGTTTTCACTAGTAGACACTTCAATTTGTATcaaattgaacaaatagacatatTCATCTTATGTGGTGTTCTACCTGGCAATTTTGTGTCCTATATCGTGTCCTACATGTGTGtgtatttgttcaattttataaagTTTAATTGTCTACTAGTGCACACCCAAAGTTGGAGGACATGAATGTCAGTTGAAATCAAgttaaatgacatatttatgtattatgcataTTTCTAATGCAATGTTTGGtttgatgtattaaaaataacatgcattgcataatttttaaaaatttatatttacgTACAAAAATACCTCcacaaatatggtggaaaagatGTAGAAAAAGTTTTTAGGGACAATTGTATCTTTAATcatactaatacatactttaaaagtgcaagatagtcaaaaaggaacaaaacgcgttttgaacgcgtagtcaaaaaggaacaaaacgcgttttgaacgcgtagtcaaaaaaagaacaaaatgcgttttgaatgcgtagtcaaaaagggaggttcaatacgcggattttacgcgtttctagtttcctataaatagaagacctcttgccctcatttatcccatcccagaaagagagagtaagaatacaaagagagttatacaccaagataaatattttagtcttgagtgtcctctttagtagttgttccttttacaagagagaagtgttaattgttgttttctccttgtatttgagagctgtgtactccatattaaaatagtgagatccttctaccccgtggttttttccttctatcatttagaggggtttccacgtaaaattctcgtgtccaatttattttcattattttcatcatatcaaactttagttgtggtgcttcctcccccccagcagtggtatcagagccctcggttattctgtttgttttatgcgaaggtactatttgtgaatagtaaatttggtgaacagtactattcacgtgaatagtaaatttcgatgacggtacagtttgtcacgattgttcgcaaaaatattcaaaaatgatctagaagggtgtgaagcaaataacaatgtcgagtacaacaaagtttgatgttgaaaaattcaatgagactaatttctcattatggaaaatgaaaataaaagcgatattgagaaaagacaattgcttagctgcaattgaaggcaggcccacagactttgttgatgacagcaagtggaacgacatagacagcaatgcagttgctgatctacacttagctgatcaagtgttgtctagtgtggcagaaaagcggacggcgaaggtatgggatactcttacagggttgtatgaggacaagtctttacataataaaatcttcttaaaaaaagattgtatactcttcgaatagcagaatccatgtcagttactgaacgcatcaatactttgaatactctattttcgcaacttacaacaatgggttgcaaaatagagggtactgaacgtgcggagcttctacttcaaagtctgcctgactcatatgatcaactcatcattaacctgacgaacaatacagacagtctagttttcgatgaaattgcagccgctatcttggaagaagaaaataggcgcaaaaataaggaagacagacaagcaagttcacagtaagctgaagctttgatgatggtgagaggaagaccaacggaacgtggccccagtgggagtcacaatcatggcagatctcaatcaagaagtaagaagaatatcaagtgctacaactgtggcaagaaagggcacttcaagaaagattgtcggttcaagaagaagagtgaacaccctgagccatcaaatgctcaagggaatgttgcatgtacctcggatgatggcgatattttatgtagtgaggcaatatcaaataatgaaggcagaaaacgtttcgttgatgtctggatcatggacacaggagcaacatggcacatgacttccaggagagaatagttccatcaatataattatatctcaggagggtctgtgttcatgggaaacgatcatgctttggatgttattggtattgggtccatcaaaataaagatgtatgatggcacggtacgcaccatccaggaggtacgacatgtaaaagacttgaagaagaatctattgtctttaggacaactagatgataatggatgtttgtataagactcatggtggagtcatgagaatatccaaaggagcgcttgtagtgatgaaagcggaaaaacttgcggcaaatctatatgtgcttaaaggtgaaacacaccaagaaggagcagcatcaaccgcgtcagcaagttcatttgaagaatcaacgatgatgtggcatcgtaaacttggccatatgtcggaacgaggtttgaagattcttgctgagcaaaaacttcttccagggatcaaaaaggtttcattacccttttgtgagcattgtgttaccagcaagtaaaatagactgaagtttagcagttcctctactaaaagcaaggaaatactagatctggttcactctgatgtctggcaagcaccgatgaagtctctaggaggagcaaaatattttgtgtcatttatcgacaattactccaggagaagttgggtgtatccaatcaagaggaaggcagatgttttttcagttttcaaagaattcaaagcgcgggtggaacttgaatctgagaaaaagatcaagtgtttgaggacagataatggaggagaatacactagtgatgaatttaataacttctgtaaacaagaaggtattaaacgacaGTTCACGGTgtcatatactccacaacaaaatggagtagcagagcggatgaacagaaccttgttggaacggacaagagctatgttggcaactgcagggttggaaaaaccattctgggcagaagcagtcaaaaccgcctgttatgtgatcaatcggtcaccatcaaccgcaattgatctgaaaacgccaatggagatgtggacaggaaaaccagctgattattctcgcttacatatattcagaagtcctgcttatgttatgtacaacacccaagaaaaatcaaagttggatccaaaatctagggaatgcattttcttagggtatgctgatggagtcaaggggtatcgcttgtgggatcccacagcccgcaaggtggtaatcagcagggatgttgtatttgttgaaaacaagatacaagaaaaagaaggtagcacttcaaaagaaaaatcagagactactacagttgaagttgaagaaatagaagaagttccaatttcttctgaagcagcaccagagcacgaagaacaagagtaagctgagatcgaaactccagaagttcgacggtcaactagggagagaagagaaccagcttggcactcagattattctatggagagtaatattgcatattgtctactaacagaagatggagagccttcaacttttcacaaggctataaaaggccaagaatcatctctgtgggtggcagcaatgcaagaagaaattgaagctcttcataaaaataaaacatgggatcttgttcaattaccacaagaaaggaaggccattggaaataaatggatctacaagatcaaacgcaatggtaatgatcaagtggagaagtatcgtgcaagattggtggtgaaaggattcgctcagaaagaaggtatagacttcaatgagatattttctccagtggttcaactcacaacaattcgagtggtcctggcgatgtgtgctacatttgacttgtacttggagcagttagatgtcaaaactgcatttcttcatggagaacttgaagaagaaatttatatgctccaaccaaaaggttttgaagaacagggaaaagagaacttggtttgcaggttgaacaaatctctatacggtctcaaacaggagccgagatgttggtataagagatttgattccttcattataggccttggatacaacagacatagttcagatccttgtgtttattacaagagatttagtgatgaagattttgttattttgctgttgtatgttgacgatatgttggtagcaggccccaacaaagatcgtctcacaaatttaaaggcacaattggctagggagtttgaaatgaaagacttgggaccagcaaacaagattctagggatgcaaattcaccgagacagaaataataggaagatttggctttctcaaaagaactatttgaagaaaattttgagacgcttcaagatgcaagactgtaagtcaatttctaccccacttcctattaatttcaagttatcctcaagtatgtgtcctagcaatgaagcagagaggatggagatgtctcgagtaccgtatgcatcatcagtgggaagtttaatgttcgccatggtatgtataagacctgacattgcacaagcaataggagtggttagtcggtacatggctaatcctggaaGAGAGCATTgaaatactgttaagaggatcctaagatacatcaagggtacctcagatgttacaatgtgttatggaggatcagactttactgttaaaggttatgttgattcatattatgcaggtgatcttgataaaagcaagtccaccacaggttatgtgtttactcttgctggaggagctgtaagctgggtttcaaaactgcaatctatcgtggctacatctacgacggaagcagaatatgtagcagctacacaagctagcaaaaaagcaatatggatgcagatgctactggaggagctcgggcacaaacaagagaagattgctttgttttgtgacagtcagagcgctttgcatcttgcaaagaatccggcatttcattcaaggacaaaccacatacgagttcagtatcactttgttcatgagaaggtggaagaaggcagtgtggatattcagaaaattcacactaatgacaacctggcagatatgtttacgaagctgATCAACAGTaataagtttatatggtgtcgatcttctattggcctagcagaaacgtaacattgcagtaattgggtagaaatgatggtgtgaagacttaattgattctcaattaaatcttcaagtgggagaatgcaagatagtcaaaaaggaacaaaacgcgttttgaacgcgtagtcaaaaaggaacaaaatgcgttttgaacgcgtagtcaaaaaaagaacaaaacgcgttttgaacgcgtagtcaaaaagggaggttcaatacgcggattttacgcgtttctagtttcctataaatagaagacctcttgccctcatttatcccatcccagaaagagagagtaagaatacaaagagagttatacaccaagataaatattttagtcttgagtgtcctctttagtagttgtttcttttacaagagagaagtgttaattgttgttttctccttgtatttgagagctgtgtactccatattaaaatagtgagatccttctaccccgtggttttttccttctatcatttagaggggtttccacgtaaaattctcgtgtccaatttattttcattattttcatcatatcaaactttagttgtggtgcttcctccacCCAACAAAAAGCCCATGCATTACTAATATCATGGATTTTCATGTATTCGTAATATATAACTCAATACACAATAGAGTGTATAACTGACGAAA
This Solanum dulcamara chromosome 1, daSolDulc1.2, whole genome shotgun sequence DNA region includes the following protein-coding sequences:
- the LOC129892247 gene encoding probable receptor-like protein kinase At2g42960, which encodes MEKEFVAIIVTIVFVTILVMVVKCIFKRSNKLVVAQNVESPTINGLYKFTIVEIENALKIGNMRRRKWLGHGRRGEFYQGILPSGQSVAIKEMNKTKDAMDSFTREVECLSRARHPVIVCLLGFCNEDGNHFLVYEHSFGGNLAQYLLREDTVLTWDIRVKILRDCANAITYLHNYSGGSIIHRHIKLSSILLNETLEPKLCGFGQSKMLGMEERKIFGDVLENGMYTDPEYKKSRILTCATDVYSFGLIMLQVLSGKKIAHFDKDARHVLLTKAKDVSTGKLPITEFEDPRLKGKLINHEALKSILQIAVVCVSETRRERPTIEQVYEELNDAWRLTNSGWPINVPPV